The Pichia kudriavzevii chromosome 3, complete sequence nucleotide sequence ATCTCTGTCTCTTATTTACAGAAATGCGGAAAGATACGcttgttgaaattttccCGTTTTGGTAATATTTCCGCATATTCAGGATCTGATAGTCAGGGTGTCTAAATGTGAATATAAACACTCTTGGGAGTGTCTTGTTATCGCAAACCAAACATAAGTATCTTCAGTGAACTTAGGATATATTGCCACTATGACGTTTTAGAGCGTAACTTTGTAGTTCTGCATTGGGATGTtatcttgaagaaaataggAGCAAGAAATATGCAGTGCACTACCATTGGTAGTCTATTCGCAATCCATTGGCAgccttttcttttataaaacCATCATTCTGAGTTAGGAATCATATCTGGAGTATAATGTTTAATCTATATATAATGTCTTTATATTTGATTCCAAATGTATAAGCTAAAAGAATACTGTCGAATGAAAATAACTTTTTCTCCCCTGCTATGCAGTTGCTTAATTTGGTTTGAGTTGGCATGGATACACTAAACGTGTGACTCATTCGTAGAAGGCCTTCCTCGTTTTGAACTAAATAacaaagtttttttttttcggtAGTATAAAACCTAAGCTATAGAAATAAGAATTGTTTGCTTGCTTTAAAAtcgtaaaaaaaaagagaaagtttAGGGAGGGTGTAGAAGGAAAATGCCATAAACACTAAAAATAAACCATCTTGAAAGGGAAGACTATTAAATGGCAAGTCTGTGGAATCCACCATTCTTTCTGACTTCTTCTTGGTGGACTGCCATTAATCTTTGTGCTTCGGTGGGATCAACAGTCTCAGCAGGTTCTTCACCAGGAACTAAGGCATTTGTATAGTTGGCCTTGTAGTCAGGTGGTAAAATTTCCAATCTCTTACCATAGTTGGTGACCTTTTGCCAGTCTCGGTCAACATTAAACAACGATGCTGAAAAGTAAGCATAGCATCTTTCAAACTGTTTGTATGAGAGACTGTTGTTCAATTGAGGTTTAAAGTCAACATAGGTTTCCCAACAATCCTGTGGTGCAGCAAGAATTTCGGTAGTTGCTTTTTTGATTGCCTTCAAGAAAGACCTGACTTTCTCTGTGTTATTCTTAAGAAACTCATCGTTGGCAATGTAGCAAATAGAGCAGAAACAGCAGCAGCCTAAGCAGGCAACCCGATCAATCCTCATCATTTGGACTTCTTGTTCATCCAAACCCTTTTGTTTACAGTATTCTTCCAGCTCAACTTGCTGGATACACtcaataccaataccacCATCGATCTTCCCCTCGATGATGTACTTTGCGACATTCATACCACATCTGACAGCGGTATAGTCACTCTCCTTGAGACCATGGTATTTGCAGAGTTCGTCTAATTGAATCTTACCAAACTCCCCGACGTAGCCGATTTTCTTTCCCTTAATGGTTGAGAAATCATTAGTGATTCCACTCGATTTAAGATATAGAATACCTGTGAAGGGTTCATCCAACAAGGATGCAACCGAAGTTACAGGAAAGCCACGTGCTTTGGCCGCAAGTGTATGAATCATTGCCTTCAAACCCATGTCAATCTTACCCGAACCAATCAACTCGGTCACATCTGAAGGATTCGAAGGCTCCAAGATAGCAATATCGAGTCCTTCATCCTTAAAGTAACCCTTAATTTGGGCATAGTAGATGGGGATATGGTATGGGGCAGGTTGCCAGTTTAGAGAGAAGGTGATTTTGTTAGTACTCATTGTTGGTTGTGTTTGATACTGGCCAGGAAAAGGATGTCTATTTACTTAACTTTGAGTGATAAATAGAGGGAGATAATAAGCCTTTAAATAgccaaaaccaaaaagacAACTCCCCGTTTATATCATTAACAAATGAAGCTGACTGGCAATGGAAGATTACCTTCAAAGTAGAAGTTAACGTAGTTATTAAACACCTGAAGTATTATTATCTTTTGCTTCGGCGTTCAATTTCAAGGGCTAGTCCTCTACATCTGTCTACGTTTCCTCCTGAAAATAGTCCCAGATTTTTCTGGAGACTTTTTTCGAATGTGTACACCGTCCTCTACCCACCGTTCTCATTGTTCTTACGGATTACTTGCCACCGACGTTGTAGTTTCTTATACCAACATCAACACGACCAGCTACAAATGGGTAAACATTGAACAATCGGCATGTGCTTTTGTTACGTTGGATACCCCCTCTTGAGGTCCCGGAATTTAGACAAAACACCAAACATAGCCTGCGGTAAATTCCAAGGAACCGTTGTGAGTCATCGGAGACTACTTTCCCGAATTTTTTTATGCACGTactaaaaaaattagacAATAGGAAATCACTTTCTCGGACAATGGTACCACTCTAGTTTGATTGTTAGCTTCCCGGGTGTAAGTTATTGTTACGGCATTTTAGAAATAGGAGAAACCTTTGCACAGGAACAATGCACAAACTAAAGAATTCTCCGGGATAGAAAATTTAACTTTCCCTGCTAATAATATCGTCTTGACTAATGTTTTATGAAGGGTGTATTCTCCAGTAGCTTCAAAGACTGTATTGGTGTTCGGACGACATTGGCTCGAAGAGGTTTGGTAGGAGCAGAACTATACGGCTTGCCTCTTGCGTGGGTGTGGGTGGGACATATATCTGCATAGAGTCGGTTGAACTTGTGGGGAGTGCTATATATGGGTCCCGTACTGGCAAAGGAGGTTGTACATAATGTTGTTACCCAATCAAAATGTTAATCCCTCAAGAAATATTTACTTTGACAACTCTCGGCTGTTGGGCCAGTAGCCTCTAGAATCCTTTAGAAAAGGCTATTGTGTTGTTGTATTGACGATTTATTAATTTTGTAGGATATATAAGGAAACCTGTTTTCCACAACCTACTCCTCCATTGGCAGCATTTCCCAGtacaaaaagaaaatcctTCCATTTTTCCACACAACACAACTAAAAACAACAGTTTATACAGACAAGTAAAATGTGAGTACGAAACGGTTTAGCCATACATGGAAAGCATGCAGTTACTAACGTGAAATACATCCaccatttctttcttttcaggGCATCAGCTACCACAACCACTATTGCGCAAGAATCAGTGCCaatctctttgaaaacCACCAATGTCGCCAACAAAGACTCCAAGGTTGCAAAGGCAACTGAGGCAGTCTATGACTGGGATACCTTCAAGTTTGCTCCAATCAGAGAATCCCAAGTCTCAAGAGCAATGACTTCAAGATACTTCAAAGACTTGGATAAATATGCAGAATCAGATATCGTTATTGTTGGTGCTGGATCATCAGGTTTGACTGCTGCCTACATTTTGGGTAAGTCTAGACCAGACTTAAAGATTGCAATAATCGAAGCAAACGTTGCTGTTGGTGGTGGTTGCTTCCTCGGTGGTCAATTGTTTTCCTCCATGGTCTTGAGGAAACCAGCCGATGTCTTCATCAAAGAGCTCGGCTTGGAATATGAGGATGAAGGCAACTATATCGTTGTGAAACATGCTGCTCTATTCATTACAAAGTTATGCTCCAAGGTCTTGGAATTACCAAATGTTAAGTTGTTCAATGCCACCTGTGTGGAAGACTTAATCACTAGACCAACTGAAACCGGTGTTAGGGTTGCTGGCGTGGTCACCAATTGGACCTTGGTTTCAATGCATCACGATGACCAGTCTTGTATGGATCCAAACACCATCAATGCTAAGGTCATTATCTCTTGTACCGGTCACGATGGTCCAATGGGTGCATTTTGCGTAAAGAGATTGGTAAGTCAGGGATTaatcaagagaaacttGATGGGTTGTCTAGACATGAACAAGGCGGAAGATGCCATTGTTACTAAAACCAGGGAAGTCTTCCCAGGTTTGGTTGTTGCTGGTATGGAATTGAGTGAATGCGACTCTTCCAACAGAATGGGTCCAACTTTCGGTGCAATGGTTTTATCTGGTATCAAGGCTGCTGAGGAAGCACTCAACGTTTTTGACCTTAGAGCAAAGCAAGATGCAGAGTCTTACTAATTAACGATGTCCTCTAACGACAATTGACCTTCTTTTTATGATTATCCTATATGAAGTTTATAGCTTATTATCTGTCTAGAAagcttctttcttttgaacaCAATAAATGTGATGAACTACATGTAAACTACTTAACTTGCGACGATATCTGTAAATCTAATTTTTTATTCAGCTTGAAAATGAACGTAATATAAAAAACTGCAAAATAAGTAACTACTTTCTCTGAAAATTCTTGGCCAATAGGACAAAGGGAGTTTTCAAGCTGTATTTTCTGATCCTGAAAAAGTAATGAAGACTCATCATGGCACATAAGTTGAAGCAGATGTAAACACAGAAAAACCCAACGTTTCTCCACCTATGACTGTATGACATACCAACTGTCTTTAAGTATTCATCACCAGAAGCATACTGACAAACAGCGCAGTCTGCTGTCGCATTGGGATTATCAACATAACCACTGTTATCTAAGAAAtaactttgaagatattcGCCACACGTAGACCCGCTTGGAGGTTGGAGATAATTATACTCAGTTGCGGAACAAGTAACTTTACGCTCATGAAGTACTAGAGATAGgaaattatcaacaaaGTATGTCAATGGGGAAAGTCTCCACATAAACTTCCAAAATCCTGGTAACAAATGAggattttgaagaacacCACAGAATGCAATAACAAAACTCCACCCCAAACCAGTCAAAACATTGGCAGAGGGTAAATCTGGAGCAGCATAAACAATTGTGagggaaaatgaaatataatatatttggaagaaaatacaATAGGTGAACCACCACATACCACACCTAGAAGCAGAGTTATCAAGTTGAATAGGGAAGTACCAGCAGATGAAGTAGATTGTGGAGAAACAAACGCAAAATGGAATTTCTGTCAAGAATTGTGAAATCATTAGCAAAGACCAGTGGAAGGTGTTGGACTTCGACTCTCTAACCTCGTATAATTGACGTGACGCAATAGCCTTAGCTTGGATTTGGTTCATCATTGGAGAGGCGATAATAACAGCCAATAAACAAGCAAACATAACATCTTGCATTCCACTAGCGTTATGTTTACTGTTCCAAAAAGTGAAACCAACAACTAGTCcagcaagaagaaacaaaataaacttaGCCATGATATACTGCAATCCTCTGTAGAATTGCAAAAAAGTTCTTTTTAGAACTTCACGAAACTGAACATAGTATGGAGCAGCAAATTTGGTGTGTAGCTCGCTGTTGTCAACAGATGGAAGCTTTGACGTTTCTTCAATCAGTTGTTCAATATCCTTAGTGACTTTTATATACTCCTCGGATTGACACCACTTCTCATACCAATTTTCGGTTGTGGATATAGATCCAGCACCAATAGCTTCAAGAATATATTCAGCTGGATTTTCCGAAGGCAAACACTTCCTAGCGCCTtgcttttcaaaatagtcTAATAAAGTACTTGAATTTTCCccaatttctccaaaataGACGGTTTGACCACCTGTTTTCAAGAGCAATAACCGATCAAACTCCTCAAACAATGTGGCCGAAGGTTGATGGATTGTGCATAAAATTGCCTGTCCGGCCCGTGCAAGGTCTTTCAGAACTTGAACAATTGCCCATGATGATTGCGAGTCTAAACCAGAGGTAGGTTCatccaaaaataatagCAAAGATGGTTTGGCAACCATTTCTGTAGCAATCgacaatttctttctttgttcaaCATTTAAGCCATAACCGGCCGCACCAACAATAGAATCGGAGTACTCCTCCATACGTAGAATCCGAATAACCTCATCAACATAGtcaatcttttctttatcagGAACACTGTGTGGTCTTCTTAACCTAGCactgaaaatcaaagactCTCTAACAGTCAACTCCGCAATATGAAGATCCTGCTGTTGAACATAACCGGTTCTTCGTTCAAACGAGGAGTCGATCGGTTTACCATTTATCAACATATCACCACTAACAACGCCGACATCAACACGCCTGGATAACACATTCAACAATGTAGTTTTGCCCGCTCCAGATTCACCCATCAATGCAGTCAAAGTACCTGGCAAAACATAACCTTGGACATTTTCTAGCAACTTCCTAGCCTCTCCTTCATAAGGAACCACATAATCAACATTCTTCCACATCAAGATATCTTGTGAGCCTAATCGCTCATTTACGCCATCGTGTGATGACTGAGATACCACAACATCAGTCTCGATTTGAATGTCACCCTTTTCCTTAAGCACTGTTTGCGCTTCCAAGTCATTGTCATTAGTCTCCGAAAAACCAATTGCATCGAGAAGAGAAGAGGGAATCCTTGCTCCGTGaacaaacaacaacttGTCGGCAGATGCTGAAATTGGATTGTAGATTTCCACCAAAATAACGTTCAATGTCAAATAGCCACACAAAAATGCAAACATAATACCCAAGTTTCTCCATAAATGAGGGTAAACGTACTGGAATGCAAGCTTCAAGTAAATCATACCGTCAACATCATTTTTACCACCATAAAGTTCCTTCGACTCAGCAGCTCCAACAAACCCACACACTTGATTTGTTAGTTGGTTAATATTAGAATATGATGGCCCATGTGGAATTAATTGACTTTCAGCACAAGGCATAACACGGCCGTGAAACtcattcaaaatcattgcCTCAAAGGCATATAGAACGGGGTTACAATAAGAGAACCATTTGAACCACCAGTGCATATTTGGTCTTTGAATCATATAAGAAGAATAAACCACCATGGACATCATAGTAAGACCGCTAATACCATTGGCAGCCGCAACATTAGGCATCAAAGAAGCAAGCAATGTAAATAATGATGTGATTGTTGGGACAACCAGGTTGataaacaagaaataaataaaatatgcACCTGGCTGCCTTTTCATGTTGGTTAGAAAATAAAGtatcaatgaaaaactgGTAATTGCAATCAAACGGACGGGATAAGAAACCATCTGTTTAGCCAAGAGTTCTGCAGAAGGACGGTACATGGTGTAGGAAATTTGTTTATTTAGTATTGGCTTATCCATAAACAATGCTGCAATTTCCGCCAATGCCataatacaaaaataaaggcaagaaaaaaataaaacaccACCTCTAGAAAAGGCACCAATAGTAGTCTGTGGAGTGTTGTAGAAAAGTGATCCAATAATCAACGACTGAAATGTGGCAGCAAACATAAGCGTGAGAGTATATGCTTTATTATTGACTATATTCTGAAATCTCCTTTGACAGCAAAGCTTCAATTGTTGAGGAAAATTGATTGTATAAGGAGACGTAGAAGAGGTCCATCTTTGTTTCTCGGTTTCTCTAACGCTATTGAAAACCATTTCAGTTTCCTTTGAGTCTgcaatttttattttttcatcaacagttTTTAGCAGCTTTGCATACTCCGGAGagtttttccaatattcTTCGAATTCATCGGCAGTCTGCGGAACTCTGGATATGTCAAATCCTGGCTTGATGTGTCTTGCAAGAGGGTCAGTGACAGCGGTTAGAAATTCAGATGAAGTTTGTCTTTCAGGTTTGTGATAGCCCATTCGGTTGAAATAACCAACCGCTTCGCCTATGGGGCCAAAGTAAATTTGACGACCAAGATAAAGAACTGTAACGTAGTCAAACAGTTGGTAGATATTCTCCGAAGCTTGGTATATGGTAACAACGGATGTGTTCTCTGTGATGTTCGTAGAGGTTCTTAAGGCCTCAACAAACTCTAGGGCAGTTGACGCATCCAAGCCTCTTGTAGCGTTATCATAGCAAAACACAGTACCCCTAGTCACCATAGCTTCAGCAATAGAAactctttttctttgaccTCCGGAAATACCCCTTACAAAATCGTTACCAACAAGGGTTTTTTCAACGTGTTTTAAACCAAACACAGTTAAATATAAGTCTTTAATAACATTGATGTATTCTTTTCTCGAGATGTTATTGAGTCTAACGACAGGTGTCTTACACCCAATCGCAAAGTTCAAAGTTTGTTCCACCGTTAAGAATGGGAAATGAACGTCCAGTTCTGGATTGTAAATTAATTGATCCGTGTGTTTTTTGAACATTTCTTCTGAAGGGATGCCACCATAAAAGATTTCGCCTTCATAGCCGGTATACGTTTTTGTTTCACCAGAGAGTATCTTTAATAATGAGGAACATCCAGCTCCTGGTCTACCAAGAACCAACGTCATTGAACCCGCTTCCAAATAACCAGAGGCGCCCTTAACGAtgtttcttgattttggcagtttcttgaaatcaaaggagttctttttcctttctctTCTGTTTCTAATCAAAGAGtaaaaagggaaaaagaCATCAGAAACATCCTTAACGACAGAAGCAGATGTATTTTTACCGGTGATCGTTAAATCCTTAAATACGACCTCacaatttttcttttgaataCCATTCCTAAGATTCCCACGAGCCATGAACTCTAAAATAGCTTTCAAGTCAAAGTCATTCTCATTAATTTTAAAAGATTTCATGCTTTCTGCATTCATGGTGGATAAAGTCTTGGAGAGCGTGGAGAGTCTCTTCAGAATTGGATCACTATCTTTGCCGTTGCTGGCATTGAATTCTGTTTCATGTGTGATTGCCCTGTAGATGTTGCTGATGTTTTCACTAAGCTCGTCTTCATCTgcattattttcaaattcagttttattttctttcccAGTTTCCGCCATAGAGAATGTTTCGTATTTTCCGTTGCTCGAAGCACTACTCGTTGACATTGTACTTGATTATACGAAAACAGAAAGTATCTAAAAATCACTGGTATATATTGAACGGAGGAAGAGTTGAGGCAAGGCAGCAACTGCCTCTGTTTTTATAACTACGTGCGTCATGTACAGATTCTTAACCCCAAATTGCTCGGAGATATCTGCCCAGACATATTATGGTTGTACTCTTGTTGTCTCGGAAATAAGCATCTTGCAAAAGAGGCGGAACCGATCCgccaaaaaaataaactcCGAAGGGTCGGtaaaaattagaaaatcGGATTTACGTTGTCGGATTTAAGAGCCCTTCTTCGCGTTACCTGCGTCTTCTCCGTTCCTGGTTTTGAAGGCCAATAGTCTTGATGTATATTCTCCAAACGAACACTTTTGCTGACCTGTTCCGATAGTAGCAAGTTCTTGTGCTCTCCCGGTAAACAACTAATCAATCCAGGTGGATCATAGAGATAAACCTGTTCTGTATCAACGGAGAATCGTGGGGGAGCGCTTTACCAACCATGGGAACATTGGAATATATGTTATCTAGGCCAAGGTCACGATCAAGAAATTCCCATTTTCTATCCGGATGTTCTCCCATAGCAAGGATGAGATTCTTGATTCTGTCTTGTAGATGCTTAATATTTATAACCCTCACGGTGGGACACGAAGGTTTTACAATTCTTAAGGTGTTCAAGTAAGTCTTTCCATCCACATCCAAAAAGCTCAAATCGACGACTGTCTCATCTTTTTCATCGTAGATCAAAGTTAAAGTGTTAACGTTAAAAGGAAGCAGGTATTTGTGACAACACAATTCTTCCATGCGGTCCGAGTTGATGAATATATTTACACTTTGAATGTAATCCAGTAAACCTCgtaaatttaaattttgcATATATTCCGATATTGTAAGCAAATCCCCGTCATACCTAAAGATTGCTTGGTCACCCATCTTCCAATTTAAGTCTATAGGTCTTCCACGTAGGCTCAGCCCATAACAGGAAAATTCGGTGATGTATTCAGGAAACTTATTTTCTAGTGGTATGTTTGAcaacatcaaattgaatttgacTCTTGGCgtttcatatttttttagCATGGTTGTCAAACCATAAACACTAGAAGGACTTAGGCTTTCAGAGGTTGAAATGAGCCCAAACGTAATTTCATATTCTGCTCTGGTATCTGAAAGGGAATTCAGAAACAGAACCAATTCTGAAAGATCACTTATATTTTCCGGTTCATCAAATTTCTGAATGTGAAATGTGAATTGGTTATCACCCCTGGTATTTTTGAGTATTTGTGGAATATCCCTCAgatattcttcttcaatattgaTATCTTTGTGTAGTGGTTGTTTCAAGGCAATATGTGGGATCTCCACGTAATCTGGAAAATGATTTAATGGTGAGTATTTCAGTAGGAATAACAAATGCTTAACATTTTTATACACACAAATTCTCGATATTGACAAACGAccattcttcaataactCTTCAAACTTCAACGCACGCTCATTATTAAGTTTGATAGTATCGAAACCACAAAATTTGTACCCAAATCTCAatgaatcatcaaaaaataatgtGAGCTCGATATTCTTTAAGCTTACCAACCGCATGAATGGGTCTGTATCGAGCACATCGTAATTGTCGAGAATGAATTGAAGTATCTCTGAAATGTTGAACCATCTCTGCAGCGAGATGTTGATGACACGTTGAAGTATTTCCAGCGGAAGTCCTTTTGCAATTTGTATTCCCTTGATCCCACTCATATGCTCGATGTTCACTATCAAACAGGATTTCTGGAATGAATTCCAGAAAGGTCTTCGGTAGACGTAGACAGTTTTCGCACATCGATTGCCATCAACtggggaaaaaataacataTACATCTCGGTGTTAACCATATGGATCAAAAACTCTAGACATACACAAAAAATATATAGTTCTTAAGATGGGCTGAGTTAGTCCCTATTTAcaatttttctcttgtacCAGTGAATGAAGTCCAACATGGATGACCTAACTTTCCTGTAATTCTTTGAACTCAAAGCAACTTCGATCTGGTTATAgaatttcatcttttccACATCGTTGATCAACTCCGATGGTAGAGACTGCAAGAACATATTAATAGAGTTCAGGGTAGCAGCATTCTTGGAATAGTGGCggttgattttgaatatttcaatcACGAGTTCAATCGAAGAATACATCAAatcttcattgaatttcaagatcGCATAGTTTAGCATTTTGGTGACCATTTCAGTGCTGTTTTtattcatcaattcaaagatttggaatttgAGAATGTTAGGAATGTCGATATAGATAGAAATTGGAGGATTTTCCAAACTCCAGCTGAGTAAGTCGATAACAAATTGAATCACAAGATTCAATAGCTCGTACTCGTTCACATTATCTATTATTTCTAGTGACATTCGAAAGACAATCTCAACAATATCGAACTGACTGAACAACTCTAGAGGCTTAAACATCAACACATCACCAAGCATCCTGTAAAAATCTTCAACCAAATCTTTGTTGACATTGATCTTGTCTGCCTCGTATATAGTAATAAAAGTATGGATTTGCCCCAGGCCAAAATTCCATACCTCGTTGATGATATCAGTTGTGAGAGGAATAAACTCATCCAAGTCCTCATCCTCCTCATTGCTAAACTCCTTAAGTAATGCACCAGAACACCATAGATAGCACCCATATCCAAAATTCTGAAATCCTTGAGCAAGAACATTCTCAAGTGATTTGAGAGAGGGCAATATGAATCTTCCAAAAGTTTGGATGCATTTTCTGATGAGTTTAATGCTACGCTCACTAACCCTTATCATTGAACCATATCTTTCAATCACTTGGAAAATCAGTGGCAATACCGAATTCATGACATAAGTGCAAATGGCATAGTCGGGGTTTTTCGTAGTCATGAAACCGTGGGTAGGCTTAAAGTTCTCAATGTATAGAGTCAGTAACTCGACAGTGTTGCCGATTTGAACATCGATTGCAGCAAcatcatttttgtttgcaaTAAAGCCTTCAAGTTTTGATATAGTTGAGCTCCAAAACATTTGGAGAACACTGAGGCACTGATCTGGGTTGGAAACAAtgttttttccaatatacTGCTGTAAAACATATGATAGCCCTTCCACAATATCGTACAACGACTGGAAATCTATAAAGTTCTCGATATTGGAGTATAGATTGTAAAGAGGCTCCAAAAAGTCAATGAGAAGTTCAGAACAATCCATACAAAAGTACTTCAATGCATGCGATGCGGCTATGATTATCTGCATCTTCTCATCTTCCTTATAGCCGgaatcaacaactttgaatCCTTCAATAATATAGTTTAATTCTGTCTGTAAAAATTCTGGATGGGCACTTGTCCAAAGGGTGTATCGGCCCAAAACAAGTGTAGCTGCGTATCTAATCTTAGGGTTCTCCGGCAATTGAACTAAGTAAGACATAATTTGGGGGATAATTTTAGACTCATTCTTCGAGACCTCCTTTGCCATAGAACGAATTGCAAAAAGAAGACATTCAATCTCTTGCCACCGGACACCACTGCCTGATCCAATTAATGCTTGAAGCTTGTTGAAAGGTATAGATAGACAATCATACTGGCCAACAATCAAGCAACAGTCTTTCAAGACATCTCCTATTTCATATCTaaactctttgaatttgtctTCATTCTCCTTATTATGGTTGAACAATTCCGAAACATTGGTAGAATCAGACACTAATGGGTACTTCAAGTGCTCAATCAAAATTTCGGTCAATTTAATATAAATTGGTTTAAAGATGAGTTTagaatctttgaaagtgGGTAGGGCCAACATGGACTTCATTTCATACCAAAACTTGAATGTGTACTTGACAATGTCCAAGTCCTCAGAATAATTTGATAATTGCAGAATGCtttcaatcaaaacttGGAAATTACTAGGATCTTTCACAATGAGTGTATGCCAAGCTTCACCTGCAGACGCATATAGCTCGGCCAAACGTTCGATAACCATCGGATCTTCCCA carries:
- a CDS encoding uncharacterized protein (PKUD0C00200; similar to Saccharomyces cerevisiae YOR160W (MTR10); ancestral locus Anc_5.503), with amino-acid sequence MKLFFLVFTCFFFFFFFFFFSNRDSSGIIIILYCRYPTFSSRVHFTGESANLETMDIQQIQNTLQSLYGPTSPAEKKAASDALLQFQRSQQAWDVIFPILQEPNAPFELKLFVCQTLRSKVQYDFGQLNNESSTIESLRLSILNVLNSMTEFKSQKLLIIQVSIALAYLIIQDFTWETPITDVMNALANTPVNLLEFLNVLPEEMSDFKKLPLTNEEFESQFEKLLTKNAENVYYVLVQSSANIGFNKDLETLVLCCIKSWINEIPISLILSEDSPLWKLIVDGFKDDETFDTSVDCMITIVNQIDVFDNLDDNLPLIQIVYSELVALRPIIQQHWEDPMVIERLAELYASAGEAWHTLIVKDPSNFQVLIESILQLSNYSEDLDIVKYTFKFWYEMKSMLALPTFKDSKLIFKPIYIKLTEILIEHLKYPLVSDSTNVSELFNHNKENEDKFKEFRYEIGDVLKDCCLIVGQYDCLSIPFNKLQALIGSGSGVRWQEIECLLFAIRSMAKEVSKNESKIIPQIMSYLVQLPENPKIRYAATLVLGRYTLWTSAHPEFLQTELNYIIEGFKVVDSGYKEDEKMQIIIAASHALKYFCMDCSELLIDFLEPLYNLYSNIENFIDFQSLYDIVEGLSYVLQQYIGKNIVSNPDQCLSVLQMFWSSTISKLEGFIANKNDVAAIDVQIGNTVELLTLYIENFKPTHGFMTTKNPDYAICTYVMNSVLPLIFQVIERYGSMIRVSERSIKLIRKCIQTFGRFILPSLKSLENVLAQGFQNFGYGCYLWCSGALLKEFSNEEDEDLDEFIPLTTDIINEVWNFGLGQIHTFITIYEADKINVNKDLVEDFYRMLGDVLMFKPLELFSQFDIVEIVFRMSLEIIDNVNEYELLNLVIQFVIDLLSWSLENPPISIYIDIPNILKFQIFELMNKNSTEMVTKMLNYAILKFNEDLMYSSIELVIEIFKINRHYSKNAATLNSINMFLQSLPSELINDVEKMKFYNQIEVALSSKNYRKVRSSMLDFIHWYKRKIVNRD